The following proteins come from a genomic window of Nitrospinota bacterium:
- the galE gene encoding UDP-glucose 4-epimerase GalE has translation MEQGTLLIVGGAGYIGSHIVQELTKANIPCIVLDDLSTGHREAVRDVELVVGSVTDSDLLDSIFRNRPISGAVHLAGPTAVGDSMEDPLPYYEVHVVGTHTLVAAMQRHGVPNLVYSSSSAVYGNPTEVPIPEDHPLEPISPYGRCKHIAEQLLRDADAAYGLRSVSLRYFNAAGANWEDDLGEDHDPETHLIPRILRVAQAAAAHGDGRRESAPEPMQIYGDDYATHDGTCVRDYIHVVDLARAHLLAMDWLAQGGATTSINLGTKKGASVKEVVAAVETASGIAIPAEVASPFPPRWRHDRPHRSRYYRVGAVDPR, from the coding sequence ATGGAACAAGGAACGCTTCTCATCGTTGGGGGAGCCGGTTACATAGGCTCCCACATTGTCCAAGAGCTGACCAAGGCAAATATCCCGTGCATAGTTCTTGACGACCTCTCCACCGGCCATCGAGAGGCCGTCAGGGACGTCGAACTCGTAGTGGGCAGCGTTACCGACTCAGACCTACTCGACTCCATCTTTCGGAACCGCCCCATCTCCGGGGCCGTCCACCTGGCCGGCCCCACCGCGGTGGGTGATTCCATGGAAGATCCGCTTCCCTACTACGAGGTCCATGTGGTGGGGACCCACACCCTGGTTGCTGCAATGCAACGCCACGGGGTGCCCAATTTGGTCTACTCCTCTTCCTCGGCGGTCTACGGTAATCCCACCGAGGTTCCCATCCCGGAAGACCATCCCCTGGAGCCCATCTCCCCGTACGGTCGATGCAAGCACATAGCCGAGCAACTCTTACGGGACGCCGATGCGGCCTACGGCCTACGATCGGTAAGCTTGCGGTACTTCAACGCAGCGGGGGCCAACTGGGAGGATGACCTCGGCGAAGACCACGACCCGGAGACCCATCTTATTCCCAGAATTCTGCGGGTAGCCCAGGCCGCCGCCGCACACGGGGACGGCCGCCGTGAGTCCGCCCCTGAACCCATGCAAATTTACGGGGACGATTACGCCACCCACGACGGCACCTGTGTTAGGGACTACATCCACGTGGTGGACCTGGCAAGAGCCCATCTCCTAGCCATGGATTGGCTGGCTCAAGGAGGGGCCACTACTAGCATCAATCTCGGTACCAAGAAAGGCGCATCAGTCAAGGAGGTGGTCGCGGCTGTAGAAACTGCCAGCGGCATCGCCATTCCCGCCGAGGTGGCGTCGCCATTCCCGCCGAGGTGGCGGCATGACCGACCTCACCGATCTCGATATTACCGCGTTGGCGCCGTTGATCCGAGGTGA